In Lolium rigidum isolate FL_2022 chromosome 3, APGP_CSIRO_Lrig_0.1, whole genome shotgun sequence, the genomic window GCCGCATATGATGCTGCATCCGTGGATGGCATCTCAGACTacgagcaggagcaggagatGGAACTGGAGGCCCTGCAGTCCATCCTCATGGACGACATCAAGGGTTATTCTCTTCTTTCCTTTCCGAATTCCTCGCTCCCCTGCTTCTGTCTAGCTCGGCCTTGCTCTTCCTCGCTGATTTAGCCACTGTTGCTtacgggatttttttttttttttgcagagatCGACCCCAGCGAGAGCGGGATCGACACCACGGCCCGCTGcttcgagatcctgctatcccctcAGGTATTTCCTGTCTTGCAGATGAATCAATCCGTGGTGTACATATTTAACGCACTTTATTGAATCTGGCCTGGGTGACAACGCTGAGCGTCACACATTTTGAGCTTCTTAAAATTTCTATGCTAGTCATATTTATGAATGCCTTTGCAATTTCCTTCGATGAAACCTGTGATTTATTCCTGCCTTTATATTGACCAGGATGATGATTTTGACGAGGCAGCTCGTGTGCCAGGTAAACGACTTTTATAGAATTGTATTCTTTATAGAAACACAGACGAGCTTGCATACATCCCAGAATGCTGGGTTCATATCATATTTCATGTAACCTGGCCCCGGTTCGCAGTTCAAATGGCTCTGATATTTGCACACACTGAGAAGTACCCGGACGAGCCTCCACTTGTGAATGTCAAAAGGTTGAGTTATTTAACTTGATAGTCCAGCATGGCTTTAAGCAAGgaattgtgtgtgtgtgtgtgtgtgtgtgtgtgtgtgtgtgtgtgtatgtctATGGATACTTATTGTGTTTCTAAAACTTACTGTTGAATTATAACCAAAATCATGCAGTGTACGGGGTATTAAACCAGAAGACCTTACATCCTTGAAAGAGAAGCTTGAACAAGAGGTACGTAGGTACTTCGTTTTGGCTCCAGTTTTCTTGTCTCGTTTGATAGTGCGGTAAAATGAAGCTTGCTGTCTTTGAACTTAAATAATTTAAATGAACCAAATAAGAATGGACTGATATCATATCATTATATTTGGCTGGAAAACTAGTGTATTTTTTTGTCGAAAAACTAGCAGGAGCTTAATCAGTCAGTTACAAAGAGCAAAAGAATAATTGAATAGCCAAGTTTTTATGGAAAAAAATGGTGAACCTCTTTTGCGGACTACTCCCAACAACATAGCCAATGCTGTTGGCTAACTTGCACTGAAAAAGTGAACGGCTGGATAACTAACCACAGAGACAACACCCACAATGCACTTTGGAGGCTCACAACGACCCCAACCAGCAATACCACACAAAACTCATAGAGACCCCAAACCACAAAGAAAGCGCTCACCTAATAGAGCTAGTTTCTTTTTTTGAAGGAAAGTTATAAGGGAGACCCTTGCAGTATAAACCAGAACGGATAACCGCGTCAAGGTGgtggggttgtacatccactcccccaaGGCCCCAACTAAGTGAGCCAGGCTTACTTCTCGGGAGTCGCAAGGAAAATACACACATCTACAACAACACTACATTGTTATTACTAGATCTATGATGAAATATACTTTCTTAATGCGTACTTAGTTTTGTTTGAAGCAACATATTTTCATTAGAACTCATGTCCAAAGTGTCAATTTATTCACCATTTCAATATCTAAAGCAACCTATACGTTGACTCAGATGTACTATAGGAATTGTTAAAAGCTCATTTTGGCTCATATGTCAGTACTAGCTTGAGTTTTGATTGGGACCGCATGAAATTACAGTTTTTGAACATACTGTGCTCAAATATCACCAGATCTTAGGAGTGCATTATAGGTTGTGTGGCATATCATCAGTTACCTGCTATGTCATCTCATGTTCTGTGCAAGCTTCCAATCTTTTAGGCAACTGAGAATCTTGGCATGGCTATGGTTTATACTCTTCTCGACTCTGCTAAAGAATGGTTAACTGAGAAATATGGTCAAAATGCTGGAGATGGGGAATCTGAAGAAAATGAAGAACCAGCAGAGGAGGTTTGTTGTATTACTGTATCTTGAACTATTGAAATTTACTGTTATGTTCCCCTTTAGCAAATATAATTTTGATGCATATACTTTATGGTTGAAACATTTGCTGCTTGTTAGGTCATTGTACCCCATGGTGAAGCTGTTACTGTGGAGAGCTTTATGGCCTGGAGAGAACGTTTTGAAGCTGAATTAGCGCTACAGCGTGctaagtaagcattcaagtttttaTTCTATTTTTATAATTACCTTGCTCTCAatgatctcatggataatgggatCTTCTTAGCATGATTTGTTTCCCTTCGAGAGCATATGTTTCCTAAATTTAGATGTTGATTGTTTCAACATGTGGTTACAGATAGTCTTTTGAATTTCATTATTTTTGCAGGCTTATGCCAGATTCAGCTCTTACAGCCCCAAAGGAAAAGAGACTCACCG contains:
- the LOC124703855 gene encoding RWD domain-containing protein 1; this translates as MADYEQEQEMELEALQSILMDDIKEIDPSESGIDTTARCFEILLSPQDDDFDEAARVPVQMALIFAHTEKYPDEPPLVNVKSVRGIKPEDLTSLKEKLEQEATENLGMAMVYTLLDSAKEWLTEKYGQNAGDGESEENEEPAEEVIVPHGEAVTVESFMAWRERFEAELALQRAKLMPDSALTAPKEKRLTGRQYFESGRHIVKGASTLAEEDDEEEEEDIEFDEDFEDDEEDMLEHFLAEQTGKSSA